From Enterococcus mundtii, the proteins below share one genomic window:
- a CDS encoding PTS fructose transporter subunit IIC, giving the protein MKIVGITSCSTGIAHTYMAAENLEIAAKKRQIEMKVETQGSIGAENVLTEQEIAEADAVVIAASTSVNKDRFNGKRLLEVDVTEAINHPDDLLDRALNAAIYSNGTEVKSEAKAEKSGVYSHLMTGVSYMIPFVVAGGICIALAFAFGGINAEGELASSINELGGITMGLMWPVLGGYIAFSIADRPGLVPGMAAGMIASTMNAGFLGALLGGFLAGYTVYWLKKILKLPPALSGLLPVLILPVISVLFVGLIMKFVVGIPITALNEGITNWLNSLSGMNSVLLGLLLGGMMAIDLAGPIGKAAYFFGVALRCWRNKHSHGSSHGFWHGTTTSDGSLFNYFREKLI; this is encoded by the coding sequence ATGAAAATCGTGGGAATTACTTCTTGTTCGACTGGCATTGCACATACGTATATGGCAGCTGAGAACTTAGAAATAGCTGCCAAAAAACGACAGATTGAAATGAAGGTAGAAACACAAGGATCGATTGGAGCAGAAAATGTTTTGACCGAGCAAGAGATCGCTGAAGCAGATGCTGTTGTGATTGCAGCAAGTACTTCAGTAAATAAAGATCGTTTCAATGGCAAGCGTTTATTGGAAGTAGATGTGACAGAAGCAATCAATCACCCAGATGATTTACTTGATCGTGCGTTGAACGCCGCTATCTATTCAAATGGGACAGAGGTAAAATCGGAAGCCAAGGCAGAAAAAAGCGGGGTTTATAGTCACCTAATGACCGGCGTTTCTTATATGATCCCGTTTGTCGTCGCCGGCGGGATATGTATCGCATTAGCTTTTGCATTTGGCGGTATCAATGCTGAAGGTGAGTTAGCTTCATCGATCAATGAGCTAGGCGGGATAACCATGGGCTTGATGTGGCCTGTTTTGGGCGGGTATATCGCTTTCTCGATCGCTGATCGTCCAGGGCTTGTTCCGGGAATGGCGGCAGGAATGATCGCTTCGACAATGAATGCGGGATTTTTGGGTGCATTATTGGGAGGATTTTTAGCAGGGTATACAGTTTATTGGTTGAAGAAAATTCTTAAATTACCACCTGCGCTTTCTGGATTACTACCAGTGTTGATCCTACCAGTTATCTCGGTCCTTTTTGTCGGGCTTATCATGAAGTTTGTCGTAGGTATCCCAATCACAGCCCTTAATGAAGGAATTACCAATTGGTTGAATAGTTTATCAGGTATGAATTCAGTGCTGCTTGGATTGCTCTTGGGCGGCATGATGGCAATTGATCTGGCAGGTCCGATCGGAAAAGCTGCATATTTCTTTGGCGTTGCACTTAGGTGTTGGAGAAACAAGCATAGTCATGGCAGCAGTCATGGTTTCTGGCATGGTACCACCACTAGCGATGGCTCTCTCTTCAACTATTTTAGGGAAAAACTTATATAG
- a CDS encoding WxL domain-containing protein → MRQKVCKMMTKISVSIFALYTLGIPFLAVAETIDQGSQPINTPNSNSQSTESAEVKDTQSLAPAFSFEQAVIKGTEKTVTALSFISTEEVDNVAIKLPSTAEIIEDELSSGMSSSYDETFDQWLLSSETPKKEFTVPVMFAEAGTYSVTVGEAATVKVEITKADPNHSSGEEKSENDEPKEERNRSEEKQDEENVFQGATVPVSTRAEFLSALANPEVSIINLERSIDIGSVISPENLDIDRSLKINGQMNTLNIGTGQVRLLTTTESKTLRIENTFLNKTDTNPFVIGQSSGENWTLQMEDVSRDSSSINYFRVADISSAVVRITGGELTIDNRINLPGALFTTKEFIVENQAVVKLGNTQNSALAFTRANAKLIVADGAELFITNSGTTALQNSVYFTGSNATVSVKNNGNLQIQADGAASTSSDATSRNALSMTGNQSSIELENGRLNATTTGGQAIIMTGENPTIDVASGSQWQSQSNTAHSINLTGANGAFNIAKSTAVIQSTTGNSLVMSGNDATFEVNDSSNVTINSSTGNRLTMTGTTPTMTINDSDLKMTATTGAGIRLLNQEAMLTVDNSAVAITNTGNRTEDINQLGTTTLGKNSTLRIQNGATLDVQGALVSTAGVNSLIGLYGEEAKATLSENAQLNLTVNSGTGNGIYLQGKKTGITFADSKADIQTVTGRAVELSGAEPSVHLDRSDLTTKSTSTGGAVLLTGETSLFTLDNQSNMSVENEGGAIANVSLQGNQAKMVVDNQSQLSVAVPSTNSADTVITNNSIYLKGNAPTMEITRGASVDVLVRSGTKRGIRLDGANAVLSLNQGGKLTAETQAATAIQLNGDYVKLLAENKETSINAKSNYIATTVNGVSTVKLGEEETEKIGREPIVGASDSANITLWANSSSALVLQGINGQFNVNSKATLKLDSGPSGQLEANNANATLRFLRSGPNNTGTTHGGYQFNINGGDMTVTKRKGNAGGAAQMAPAIRMWGSNNQVTVSNAGRLLVVNEGTGIAHDGNTGGGNQGIHYTAGSNNGFSVNDPGSEVRIYANDGPALDMSDATVAGGNTVGGNGEIRVSNLGYFEASGRTASANAGIFRGRSTTVNFDNPLFMDYRNNRVGGGNIFSNIASSTLTATASDFAVWKDGTDLDADPYLHSNNMDYTFSGTNFSTLTSMEPAERFDFDAFGSSGLTSYSRLSSNNARWAIVNELRVPTNADKKIHGLIRMPVGLHDSRPAWQDEVKVTVEIERDGAVIQTYETLTHGHAAEKPGISIYDEEPQGGVFEIELDEYLQPGDLVRITDVEVLAGEMEGDFENVYEVEDVTVFPIIPPSPATFSNHLVPANARVISGHSDDPEVEVTATHNGETIDPTLITIDDKGDIRIAVEKLNLAVDDVIQVFLRDRQGSASEAGVMNPPETNNHVGNINPKTPLAFRDATFVPATTLIVGGMVDGELTIDQASNWDFGTQPLTTKTQTYHALPSQIGGTEQGTSRPNFVQVTDERPVSEISGWSLFIKQEEQFSNQKTGELKGAQLSWKNGQAISSTGEIGNEDNLGIIRTSGILIPNNNSIQLIDANLFIEKQTWFYNFGDDSNKESSIFLNVPNTANAKATNYTTHINYSFQATPKNRIE, encoded by the coding sequence ATGCGTCAAAAAGTATGTAAAATGATGACTAAAATAAGTGTTTCAATCTTTGCACTATATACTTTGGGTATACCTTTCCTCGCTGTTGCGGAGACAATCGATCAAGGGAGTCAACCTATAAACACGCCGAACAGTAATAGTCAATCAACAGAATCAGCTGAAGTGAAGGATACCCAGTCACTGGCACCCGCTTTTTCTTTTGAGCAAGCGGTAATAAAGGGAACTGAAAAGACGGTAACTGCCCTTTCGTTTATAAGTACAGAAGAAGTGGATAACGTGGCAATCAAACTTCCGTCAACTGCTGAGATCATTGAAGATGAATTGTCATCAGGGATGAGTAGCAGTTATGATGAAACGTTTGACCAGTGGCTCCTATCATCAGAAACTCCGAAAAAGGAATTTACCGTACCTGTGATGTTTGCAGAAGCAGGAACCTATTCAGTAACTGTAGGAGAAGCGGCAACTGTTAAAGTAGAAATCACGAAGGCTGATCCGAACCATTCTTCAGGAGAAGAAAAGTCAGAAAACGACGAACCAAAGGAAGAAAGAAATCGCTCGGAAGAGAAACAGGACGAAGAAAATGTCTTTCAAGGAGCAACGGTACCGGTTTCGACTCGTGCAGAATTTTTAAGTGCACTCGCCAATCCAGAGGTTTCTATCATCAATTTAGAACGTTCGATCGATATAGGTTCAGTTATCAGTCCAGAAAACTTAGACATTGATCGTTCGCTAAAAATCAATGGGCAAATGAATACTTTGAATATCGGCACCGGACAAGTGCGTTTATTGACGACTACTGAGAGCAAAACTTTAAGAATTGAAAATACTTTTCTTAATAAAACAGATACCAATCCCTTTGTTATCGGGCAATCGTCTGGTGAAAATTGGACCCTTCAAATGGAAGATGTTTCAAGAGACAGCTCATCGATCAATTATTTTAGAGTAGCTGATATCTCAAGCGCAGTGGTACGAATAACTGGCGGTGAGTTAACCATAGATAATAGGATCAATCTACCAGGCGCGCTGTTTACGACAAAAGAATTTATCGTAGAAAATCAGGCAGTCGTGAAGCTGGGGAATACTCAAAATTCTGCGTTGGCATTTACGAGAGCGAATGCTAAACTGATCGTCGCAGACGGAGCAGAACTGTTTATTACGAACAGTGGAACAACTGCTTTGCAAAATTCCGTCTATTTTACGGGGAGCAATGCGACAGTTTCTGTTAAAAACAACGGTAACTTACAAATCCAAGCGGATGGTGCAGCATCTACTTCGTCAGACGCTACAAGTAGGAATGCGCTCTCGATGACAGGGAATCAGTCGAGCATTGAGCTGGAAAATGGAAGGTTAAATGCGACAACTACAGGTGGACAGGCAATTATCATGACAGGGGAAAACCCAACAATCGATGTGGCATCAGGTAGTCAATGGCAAAGTCAATCGAATACAGCGCATTCCATCAACCTTACAGGTGCAAATGGCGCATTCAACATAGCTAAATCAACGGCGGTAATCCAATCGACTACAGGAAATAGTCTAGTCATGTCTGGAAACGATGCAACTTTTGAAGTAAATGACTCAAGTAATGTAACGATCAACTCTAGTACAGGCAATCGGCTGACAATGACTGGTACAACGCCGACAATGACGATCAATGACAGTGATTTGAAGATGACTGCGACAACTGGGGCAGGTATTCGATTGTTGAATCAAGAAGCGATGTTAACTGTTGATAATAGTGCTGTTGCTATTACAAATACAGGGAACCGAACCGAGGATATCAATCAACTCGGCACCACCACATTAGGTAAAAATTCTACGTTACGTATCCAAAATGGTGCAACGCTAGACGTTCAAGGTGCGTTAGTATCTACCGCAGGTGTGAATAGTTTGATTGGACTTTATGGGGAAGAGGCAAAAGCAACTCTTTCAGAAAATGCTCAACTGAATCTGACAGTCAACAGTGGAACAGGAAATGGCATATATTTACAAGGAAAGAAAACGGGTATTACATTTGCAGATTCTAAAGCTGACATACAGACAGTGACAGGAAGAGCGGTGGAACTATCTGGGGCTGAGCCATCTGTCCATTTAGATAGAAGTGACTTGACAACGAAATCAACAAGTACCGGTGGAGCTGTTCTTCTGACAGGTGAAACTAGTTTATTTACCCTAGATAACCAAAGTAATATGAGTGTAGAAAATGAAGGCGGAGCAATTGCTAATGTCTCTCTTCAAGGAAATCAAGCAAAAATGGTTGTTGACAACCAATCACAACTATCCGTCGCAGTTCCAAGTACTAATTCAGCTGACACTGTCATAACGAATAATAGTATCTATTTAAAGGGAAATGCTCCTACCATGGAAATTACTCGAGGAGCTAGCGTGGATGTATTGGTCCGCTCGGGTACGAAGAGAGGGATTCGCTTAGACGGTGCGAATGCTGTTTTATCACTTAATCAAGGCGGAAAGTTAACTGCGGAAACGCAAGCAGCGACAGCGATACAATTGAATGGTGATTATGTCAAACTCCTAGCAGAGAATAAAGAGACAAGTATCAATGCGAAAAGTAACTATATCGCAACCACTGTAAATGGTGTATCCACTGTGAAGTTAGGCGAAGAAGAAACAGAAAAAATTGGGCGTGAGCCAATTGTAGGAGCATCCGATTCAGCAAATATCACACTTTGGGCGAACTCATCCTCTGCATTAGTCTTACAAGGAATCAATGGACAGTTCAATGTAAATAGCAAGGCGACATTAAAGTTAGATTCAGGTCCTTCTGGACAACTTGAAGCAAATAATGCGAATGCTACTTTAAGATTTTTACGTTCCGGTCCAAATAATACAGGAACGACGCACGGTGGCTATCAATTCAATATCAATGGTGGAGATATGACCGTGACTAAGCGAAAAGGTAACGCAGGGGGTGCAGCGCAAATGGCGCCAGCAATCCGGATGTGGGGCAGTAACAACCAAGTGACTGTTAGTAATGCGGGGCGATTGTTAGTAGTCAATGAGGGGACTGGTATTGCTCACGATGGGAATACAGGTGGTGGAAACCAAGGAATCCATTATACTGCGGGATCAAATAATGGGTTTTCTGTCAATGATCCGGGTTCAGAAGTAAGAATCTATGCGAATGATGGTCCCGCATTGGATATGAGTGATGCGACAGTGGCCGGTGGAAATACCGTCGGTGGAAATGGTGAGATCAGAGTGAGTAATTTAGGTTATTTTGAAGCTTCCGGTCGTACGGCAAGCGCAAATGCAGGTATTTTTCGTGGTCGTTCAACTACTGTGAATTTCGATAATCCGCTATTTATGGACTATCGGAATAATCGTGTAGGTGGCGGGAATATTTTTAGTAATATTGCGAGCTCCACTTTAACTGCTACTGCAAGTGATTTTGCTGTTTGGAAAGATGGTACAGACTTAGATGCCGATCCCTATCTTCACTCGAACAATATGGATTATACTTTCTCTGGCACTAACTTTTCTACGCTCACTTCAATGGAACCAGCAGAACGTTTCGATTTTGATGCATTTGGTTCATCGGGTTTAACTTCTTATTCTCGACTCAGCTCAAACAATGCACGTTGGGCAATCGTGAATGAATTGAGAGTACCGACGAATGCGGATAAAAAAATCCACGGGTTGATCCGTATGCCAGTTGGTCTCCATGACAGCCGCCCCGCGTGGCAAGATGAAGTGAAGGTAACTGTGGAAATCGAAAGAGATGGGGCAGTGATCCAGACATACGAAACCTTGACACATGGTCACGCAGCGGAAAAACCAGGTATTAGTATCTATGATGAAGAGCCACAAGGCGGCGTTTTTGAAATCGAACTTGACGAATATTTACAACCAGGCGATCTTGTACGTATCACAGATGTTGAGGTTTTAGCAGGTGAAATGGAAGGCGATTTTGAAAATGTGTATGAAGTGGAAGATGTCACCGTATTTCCTATCATACCACCTTCACCTGCGACTTTTTCCAATCATTTAGTTCCGGCAAATGCGCGGGTTATTTCAGGTCATTCCGACGATCCTGAGGTAGAGGTTACGGCGACTCATAATGGAGAAACAATCGATCCTACCCTCATTACCATAGATGATAAAGGGGATATCAGGATTGCTGTTGAGAAATTAAACTTAGCAGTAGATGATGTCATCCAAGTCTTCTTAAGAGATCGCCAAGGTTCTGCTAGTGAAGCTGGTGTCATGAATCCACCAGAGACGAATAATCACGTAGGAAACATCAATCCGAAAACGCCATTAGCATTTCGGGATGCAACGTTTGTTCCTGCTACCACATTGATTGTCGGTGGTATGGTCGATGGAGAGCTAACGATCGATCAAGCAAGTAATTGGGACTTTGGGACCCAACCGCTTACGACTAAAACACAAACGTACCATGCATTACCGAGTCAGATAGGCGGTACGGAGCAGGGAACTTCCAGACCGAATTTTGTTCAGGTGACAGATGAGCGACCGGTATCAGAAATAAGTGGCTGGAGTTTGTTCATCAAACAAGAAGAACAATTTTCTAATCAAAAAACAGGTGAATTGAAAGGTGCACAACTTAGTTGGAAAAATGGACAAGCCATTTCAAGCACTGGAGAAATCGGCAATGAAGATAATTTAGGTATCATCCGCACGAGTGGGATCTTGATTCCTAATAATAATAGTATCCAATTGATCGATGCCAATCTATTCATAGAGAAGCAAACATGGTTTTATAATTTTGGGGATGATTCGAATAAAGAGAGCAGTATCTTTCTAAATGTGCCGAATACAGCAAATGCAAAAGCAACAAACTATACGACGCACATCAATTACTCGTTTCAAGCCACTCCTAAAAATCGAATAGAATGA
- the deoC gene encoding deoxyribose-phosphate aldolase — MIELKTLANMVDHTLLKAGAQKEEFEQLCKEADNYGFKMVAINSYPVAMCRNYLRDSDVHVGAAIGFPLGQTTIETKVFEVEDAIKNGADEIDYVINIGKLKEGDSDYIREEMKAIVNTAREGSIISKVILENCYLTDQEKIAVCEIAKEVKPDFVKTSTGFGTGGATVEDIRLMKKVVGETVKVKAAGGIRNLDTALQMVEAGAERLGTSAGIKIIEEYKQLEGAD; from the coding sequence ATGATCGAGTTAAAAACATTAGCGAACATGGTAGATCACACATTATTGAAGGCTGGTGCTCAAAAAGAAGAATTTGAACAGCTTTGTAAAGAAGCGGATAACTACGGATTTAAAATGGTTGCGATCAATTCTTATCCTGTAGCGATGTGTCGTAATTATTTACGAGATAGCGATGTGCATGTGGGCGCTGCGATTGGTTTTCCATTAGGGCAAACAACAATTGAGACAAAAGTTTTTGAAGTAGAGGACGCAATCAAAAATGGTGCAGACGAAATCGATTATGTCATCAATATCGGTAAGTTAAAAGAAGGAGATAGCGACTATATTCGTGAAGAAATGAAAGCGATTGTCAATACTGCTCGTGAAGGTAGCATCATTAGTAAAGTCATTTTAGAAAATTGCTATTTAACAGATCAGGAAAAAATAGCCGTTTGTGAAATTGCTAAGGAAGTAAAGCCTGATTTTGTCAAAACATCAACAGGGTTTGGTACAGGAGGTGCAACAGTAGAAGATATACGGTTAATGAAAAAAGTGGTCGGTGAAACAGTGAAAGTGAAAGCTGCAGGAGGGATACGTAACTTAGATACAGCACTGCAGATGGTAGAAGCAGGGGCTGAACGTTTAGGAACAAGCGCTGGTATCAAGATCATCGAAGAATATAAACAGTTAGAAGGAGCAGATTGA
- a CDS encoding helix-turn-helix domain-containing protein: protein MKNFQLNFITDKVKLRWFQILKELESTGICTTAQLIGMTNSTARTLVNDINYLREYFENVADIQSSKQGYSLNIHSSETYLEKKRAILEDEPLFIILEQIFFNELQSIYDWADYFHISESTMITYVKKIADQVKEFNITLELNPVNLIGSEADIRNFYFAFYYESDITPHTVFPSIATQEVVIKIVNLLERPNQKVSSFGYFSYLLYLSIERILCGCMVELDPELKDIVLNDPEFHRLSPAYSIVKDYFNIYLTQEEAIFIFSSVLCRRGIENPKQEKYFCERYNRWPRIIALTSDYYQMIKRNTHTQAHELILLESFFTSIKLRSLLSKSGNKNIQDTNEYAKTLFSNEYKKNRAFLKKNSSFHHLFSDDHLDDICASLTIFTESIKEKYWKNPTNIAFIFEGNEYISQHLEALVRKYLGGFQNIYFLRPNELCASYIENHEIDLLVTNYNEYLTFSSLGLECLLLKTVPDASDWKKLLNKIDPQLLQKFRTQH from the coding sequence TTGAAAAATTTTCAATTAAATTTTATAACAGATAAAGTAAAATTACGTTGGTTCCAAATCTTGAAAGAGTTAGAGTCTACTGGAATCTGTACGACAGCCCAACTGATTGGCATGACAAACAGTACAGCCAGGACATTAGTCAACGACATCAATTATTTGAGAGAATATTTCGAGAACGTCGCGGATATCCAATCCTCGAAACAAGGTTATTCTTTAAACATCCATTCTTCAGAAACCTACCTAGAAAAAAAAAGAGCGATTCTCGAAGATGAACCACTCTTTATTATTCTTGAACAAATTTTTTTCAACGAACTTCAGTCTATTTATGATTGGGCAGATTATTTTCATATCTCTGAGAGCACGATGATCACGTACGTTAAAAAAATTGCAGATCAAGTAAAAGAATTCAATATCACCCTTGAGCTAAATCCCGTCAATTTGATCGGATCAGAAGCCGATATTCGAAATTTTTATTTTGCTTTCTATTATGAATCAGATATTACACCCCACACGGTTTTCCCATCAATTGCGACGCAAGAAGTAGTGATTAAAATTGTTAACCTATTGGAGCGTCCTAATCAAAAAGTTTCTTCATTTGGTTATTTTAGTTATTTATTATACCTCTCTATTGAACGGATATTATGTGGTTGTATGGTGGAACTCGACCCTGAATTAAAAGATATTGTCCTTAATGATCCAGAGTTTCACCGACTTTCACCTGCCTATTCGATTGTGAAAGATTATTTTAATATTTACCTAACACAAGAAGAAGCCATTTTTATTTTTAGTTCTGTTTTATGCCGTAGAGGTATCGAAAATCCGAAACAGGAAAAATATTTTTGTGAAAGGTATAATCGATGGCCTAGAATAATAGCGCTTACAAGCGACTATTATCAAATGATCAAGAGAAATACGCACACACAAGCACACGAGTTAATCTTATTAGAATCTTTTTTCACGTCCATCAAGCTACGTAGTCTATTGTCTAAAAGTGGAAATAAAAATATCCAAGATACCAATGAGTATGCCAAAACCTTGTTTAGCAATGAATATAAAAAAAATCGAGCTTTTTTAAAAAAAAATTCCTCCTTCCATCATTTGTTCTCTGATGATCATTTGGACGATATCTGTGCTAGTTTAACGATATTCACTGAGTCAATCAAAGAAAAATATTGGAAAAACCCTACGAATATCGCATTTATTTTTGAAGGAAATGAGTATATCAGTCAACATCTCGAAGCCTTAGTTCGAAAATATTTAGGGGGCTTTCAAAATATCTACTTTCTTCGTCCAAATGAGCTATGCGCCTCTTATATTGAAAATCATGAGATCGATCTCTTAGTCACGAATTACAATGAATACTTGACATTTTCTTCGTTAGGTCTAGAATGTCTTTTATTAAAAACAGTACCTGATGCCTCAGATTGGAAAAAATTACTAAATAAAATCGATCCTCAATTATTACAAAAATTTAGAACGCAACATTAG
- a CDS encoding Gfo/Idh/MocA family oxidoreductase, with product MKEMIRVCLIGTGRAGMIHGKNFARRVENAKLIALCDPSKESLASAQKEVDCPYIYEDYREAMQNPEIDAVVIVTPTSYHKEIALAAAAAKKHIFCEKPLAMNEAECLAIIQAAEENQVKLQVGFMRRFDASFLEAKKVVDSGVIGEVVLVKSLTHGPSEPKPWMYDIHQSNGPIGEVNSHDFDTLRWLTGSEVSSIYANGGNYRSPEVKAEFPDYYDTVAMNLRFKDGKLGLIDGAQYVQYGYDARTEILGTKGSILVGDQGKHTIVVATNNQQLTRPTMHSWMYLFREAYVAEDQAFVDCILNDTLPQCTGYDGLMAVRLVNAGVTSLLENRIVEVKE from the coding sequence ATGAAAGAAATGATTCGAGTATGTTTGATAGGCACAGGTAGAGCCGGGATGATCCATGGCAAAAATTTTGCACGACGAGTGGAAAATGCAAAATTGATCGCCCTATGTGATCCCTCAAAGGAAAGCTTAGCGTCAGCTCAAAAAGAAGTGGATTGCCCATATATTTATGAAGATTATCGGGAGGCAATGCAAAATCCCGAGATAGACGCAGTTGTGATCGTTACACCAACTAGCTATCACAAGGAGATTGCTTTGGCAGCTGCGGCTGCAAAAAAGCACATTTTCTGTGAAAAACCGTTAGCAATGAACGAAGCGGAATGTTTGGCGATCATACAAGCAGCAGAGGAAAATCAGGTGAAATTGCAAGTTGGCTTCATGCGTCGTTTCGATGCGAGCTTTCTAGAGGCAAAAAAAGTAGTCGATTCCGGGGTCATTGGAGAAGTCGTATTGGTAAAATCTTTGACTCATGGACCAAGTGAACCAAAACCATGGATGTATGATATCCACCAAAGTAATGGACCGATTGGGGAGGTCAATAGTCACGATTTTGACACGTTACGTTGGCTGACTGGTAGTGAAGTGAGCAGTATCTATGCGAATGGCGGCAACTATCGTTCGCCAGAAGTGAAAGCTGAATTTCCTGATTATTATGACACAGTAGCAATGAATTTACGCTTCAAAGATGGAAAACTTGGATTGATTGACGGCGCACAATATGTTCAATATGGTTATGATGCACGGACGGAGATCCTTGGCACAAAAGGAAGCATATTAGTCGGAGATCAAGGAAAGCACACTATCGTAGTGGCAACTAATAATCAACAGCTGACACGACCGACGATGCACAGTTGGATGTATCTTTTCAGAGAAGCTTATGTAGCAGAAGATCAAGCCTTTGTTGATTGTATTTTGAATGACACGCTACCTCAATGTACAGGCTATGATGGATTGATGGCAGTACGACTGGTAAACGCAGGGGTGACGTCACTGTTAGAAAATAGAATTGTAGAGGTGAAAGAATAG
- a CDS encoding DUF7006 family protein, giving the protein METKRIETPEEYLAYYDQRVINHSFISKHPEMFEFYLDLRTKFLMTYQQTDATLFLKLATLLDIDAQLQILLELIKSTNKSLCEELGMTESEIISMIAKDKKCFYRELTGLDMNHSVPWQLIYLSES; this is encoded by the coding sequence ATGGAAACGAAAAGAATTGAAACGCCTGAAGAATACTTGGCCTATTATGATCAGAGAGTAATCAATCATTCTTTTATCAGTAAACATCCAGAAATGTTTGAATTTTATCTTGATTTACGAACAAAATTCCTAATGACTTATCAGCAAACAGATGCCACTCTTTTTCTGAAATTAGCAACATTATTAGATATTGATGCACAGCTACAGATCCTATTAGAATTGATCAAAAGTACCAACAAAAGTTTATGTGAAGAATTAGGGATGACAGAATCAGAAATCATTTCGATGATCGCCAAAGATAAAAAATGTTTTTACAGAGAATTAACAGGTCTTGACATGAACCACTCAGTACCTTGGCAGTTGATTTATCTCAGTGAGTCTTGA
- a CDS encoding PTS sugar transporter subunit IIA — translation MTEIRDLLKSAFVNFELKATEKEAAINELSTTFVKKGVVRNDSVYFDAVMKREEESTTGIGFGIAIPHGKSAAVTESALGFGRSQAGITYDSMDGKPVHLMFLIAVPEMSNNEHLRILSKLSRKLMHEDVRQKLMAVTDVEEIYQIFE, via the coding sequence ATGACGGAAATTCGAGATCTATTAAAATCGGCTTTTGTAAATTTTGAGTTGAAAGCAACAGAAAAGGAAGCGGCAATCAATGAGCTTTCAACCACTTTTGTCAAAAAAGGTGTAGTAAGAAATGATAGCGTTTACTTTGATGCGGTCATGAAAAGAGAAGAAGAAAGTACGACAGGGATTGGCTTTGGTATAGCGATTCCTCATGGAAAGAGTGCTGCCGTGACTGAATCTGCGTTGGGATTTGGGCGAAGCCAAGCAGGGATCACGTACGATTCAATGGATGGAAAACCTGTTCATCTGATGTTCTTGATTGCTGTACCCGAAATGTCCAATAATGAGCATCTAAGAATTTTAAGTAAATTATCTCGTAAACTAATGCATGAGGACGTGCGCCAAAAGTTGATGGCTGTCACTGATGTAGAAGAAATTTATCAGATTTTTGAATAG